A part of Halobacillus shinanisalinarum genomic DNA contains:
- a CDS encoding TetR/AcrR family transcriptional regulator has translation MEDKSIFIIEQSIKLFAKKGFSATSVQEIANECGISKGAFYLHFKSKDALLLDVFYHYSRQIQLKTDEIQAKDLNPREKFIKKLAVTFKEIIEHREFIIMQIREQAIPFNDDIERFLQHMRFNSYYFYKKNLMDIYGEDIKECVWEITLLLQGIFKAYIDLIIIENVKFDIENLCEGMLKRVDFLVEGFNRSNDRPVITEKIMSEIIPKDYYSKQADHIIDALKEKQPSSTKDIKDTIAVILEELKNSEPRIAVIKGMVTNLEEEHEFQQIVGQIRSFFQI, from the coding sequence ATGGAAGATAAAAGCATATTCATCATCGAACAATCAATTAAGCTCTTTGCAAAAAAAGGCTTTAGCGCAACTTCAGTTCAGGAGATCGCTAATGAATGCGGCATCTCTAAAGGAGCTTTCTATTTACACTTTAAGTCGAAAGACGCCCTTTTATTAGACGTTTTCTACCATTACTCCAGACAAATTCAGTTAAAAACCGATGAGATTCAAGCTAAGGATTTAAATCCACGAGAGAAGTTTATAAAGAAGCTCGCTGTAACATTTAAAGAAATCATCGAACATCGTGAATTTATTATTATGCAAATACGTGAGCAAGCTATTCCGTTTAACGATGACATTGAAAGATTCTTGCAGCATATGAGATTTAACTCTTACTACTTTTATAAAAAAAATCTTATGGATATTTATGGGGAGGACATAAAAGAGTGTGTATGGGAAATTACTCTTCTTTTGCAGGGGATATTTAAAGCTTATATCGATTTGATCATTATTGAAAATGTGAAATTTGATATTGAGAACCTTTGTGAAGGGATGCTAAAGCGAGTTGACTTTCTAGTAGAGGGATTCAACCGCAGTAATGACCGACCAGTCATTACTGAAAAAATCATGAGTGAGATTATTCCAAAAGACTACTATTCTAAACAAGCAGATCACATTATAGATGCCTTAAAAGAAAAACAACCATCTTCAACCAAGGATATTAAGGACACAATTGCTGTGATTCTTGAAGAACTTAAAAATTCCGAACCTCGCATAGCTGTCATTAAAGGTATGGTGACAAACCTTGAAGAAGAACATGAATTCCAGCAAATCGTTGGACAAATTCGTTCCTTTTTCCAAATCTAA
- the metX gene encoding homoserine O-acetyltransferase MetX translates to MSLQNPTEQQQTTEKVSIGDFTFESGETLPQVELAFEHYGSTNAPVILLCHALTGNQYAIGSKESPGWWAGLVGEQCPIDTTQFQVITFNVLGGCHGSTGPASINPETGELYRQDFPNVTIRDMVRSQYKALEKLGITKLHAVAGGSLGGMQTLEWGMLYPDFMKQLYVLAATPYLSDYGIAFNHIGARAIQDDPAYNEGDYRSNDELHGFEIARMTGMVTYRSGPLFHKRFAREQGDALYSIQSYLNYQGEKIKQRFDANSYLYLLEAMNNHDIRRRRGTLQETAENYKPHLYTVSFEHDLLYPKELIQPFSEYAPQGEHYHVQTDYGHDGFLVEFGEWGSWLGDKLNEGVNEA, encoded by the coding sequence ATGTCATTGCAAAACCCTACTGAACAGCAACAGACAACAGAAAAAGTTTCGATTGGAGACTTTACATTTGAATCTGGTGAAACGCTTCCTCAGGTGGAGCTGGCTTTTGAGCATTATGGGTCAACGAACGCCCCCGTCATTCTTCTTTGCCATGCCTTAACTGGAAATCAGTACGCCATTGGTTCTAAAGAAAGCCCTGGCTGGTGGGCAGGTCTTGTCGGGGAGCAATGTCCGATTGATACTACCCAGTTTCAAGTGATCACGTTTAACGTACTTGGAGGATGCCATGGCTCAACTGGCCCTGCAAGTATAAACCCTGAGACTGGTGAGTTGTACCGTCAGGATTTTCCAAACGTAACAATCCGCGATATGGTTCGTTCCCAATATAAAGCACTTGAAAAGTTGGGAATTACCAAACTTCATGCTGTGGCGGGCGGTTCGCTTGGGGGCATGCAAACACTTGAATGGGGAATGCTTTATCCGGACTTTATGAAACAACTCTATGTTTTAGCTGCCACTCCCTATTTAAGTGATTACGGGATTGCCTTTAACCATATTGGGGCAAGGGCTATTCAGGATGATCCGGCTTATAATGAGGGGGACTACAGGTCTAATGACGAGTTGCACGGTTTTGAGATTGCCCGAATGACCGGTATGGTTACGTACAGAAGCGGTCCTCTTTTTCATAAAAGGTTTGCACGGGAGCAAGGGGATGCTCTTTATTCGATCCAGTCCTATTTAAATTATCAAGGTGAAAAAATAAAGCAGCGTTTTGATGCGAATAGCTATCTCTATTTATTAGAAGCCATGAACAACCATGATATTAGAAGACGACGCGGTACCTTACAGGAAACAGCTGAGAATTATAAACCGCACCTATACACCGTAAGCTTTGAACACGACCTTCTCTATCCAAAAGAATTGATTCAGCCCTTTAGTGAGTATGCCCCTCAAGGTGAGCATTATCATGTGCAAACGGACTATGGACACGACGGGTTTCTCGTGGAATTTGGAGAATGGGGGTCGTGGCTTGGCGATAAATTGAACGAGGGAGTGAATGAAGCTTGA
- a CDS encoding DUF2188 domain-containing protein — MKEYSVVPNKDVTGWLVKIEDVAPTDLYDERDTAVEKATELAENDKPSRVLIMDQNHNVEQEKKFE; from the coding sequence ATGAAGGAATATAGTGTTGTACCAAATAAGGATGTTACAGGTTGGTTAGTAAAAATTGAAGATGTCGCACCAACCGATTTATATGATGAACGGGATACAGCGGTCGAGAAAGCAACTGAATTAGCGGAGAACGATAAGCCGAGCCGAGTGCTTATCATGGATCAAAATCATAATGTAGAACAAGAAAAGAAGTTTGAATAG
- a CDS encoding NAD(P)/FAD-dependent oxidoreductase: MEKHVGVVIIGARVAGASLAILLGKKGKRVLLIDKASFPSDTLSTHHMSHVNYLGKLGVLEEVEAKGLRKINRMRTYIGDSFVEGPRDSYTLIPRRSYLDHILLSKACSYDGVELLAQWSVRRLLYDNDQVIGVKAVDSSGESQTVYASLVVGADGKHSNIAEWVQAGKYGEHSPLRPVFYGYYHGIEPLLEPTTEIFLKEGRIGFLFPMEPGVDCLGLEVHPDEFREFAKNPAKFEETYQTFYGMKRRLKDASLHGRIIGTPGVPNFFREPAGKGWVLIGDAAHSKDPSTGLGINDAFMQSFLLAEAIQKHDEGATWEEVMAQFKVKRDDQLMPGYRLTLDYIQSMRSWSKDEQALFQAMAANPMVWNKVIPHLPDLLKEHSANVPELYGSVEGEAKNFGLGKE, from the coding sequence ATGGAAAAACATGTGGGTGTTGTGATTATAGGGGCAAGAGTGGCAGGGGCGAGCCTGGCGATCTTACTTGGAAAAAAAGGGAAGCGGGTGCTGCTGATTGATAAGGCTTCTTTTCCGAGTGATACGTTATCTACACACCATATGTCACATGTGAATTATTTAGGGAAACTGGGTGTGCTGGAAGAGGTTGAAGCGAAGGGCTTACGAAAAATTAATAGAATGCGTACCTATATTGGTGATAGTTTTGTAGAGGGCCCGAGAGATTCCTACACACTTATTCCGAGACGCAGTTATTTAGATCACATTCTTCTGTCGAAAGCCTGCAGTTATGATGGTGTTGAGTTGCTAGCACAATGGTCTGTGAGGAGGCTGCTTTATGATAATGATCAAGTAATCGGAGTAAAAGCGGTCGATAGCAGTGGGGAAAGCCAGACGGTTTATGCTTCGCTTGTGGTGGGCGCTGATGGGAAGCATTCAAATATTGCTGAGTGGGTTCAGGCAGGGAAATACGGGGAGCACTCACCGCTTCGCCCCGTGTTCTACGGCTATTATCACGGGATTGAACCGTTACTAGAACCGACGACGGAGATCTTCCTTAAGGAAGGAAGAATCGGCTTCCTATTTCCAATGGAGCCAGGGGTGGACTGTTTAGGTCTTGAAGTACATCCCGATGAGTTTAGGGAATTTGCTAAAAACCCAGCAAAGTTCGAGGAAACCTATCAAACATTTTATGGTATGAAGCGACGGTTAAAGGACGCATCGCTCCATGGGAGAATTATCGGGACACCAGGTGTGCCGAATTTCTTCCGTGAGCCTGCAGGAAAAGGGTGGGTTCTGATTGGCGATGCAGCCCATAGTAAAGATCCAAGCACGGGACTTGGTATCAATGATGCCTTCATGCAGTCCTTTTTGTTAGCTGAAGCGATACAAAAGCATGACGAGGGAGCGACTTGGGAAGAAGTCATGGCTCAATTTAAGGTGAAACGAGATGACCAGCTTATGCCTGGCTATCGCCTAACCCTTGATTACATTCAATCAATGAGATCATGGTCTAAAGACGAACAAGCACTGTTTCAGGCGATGGCGGCCAATCCGATGGTATGGAATAAAGTTATCCCGCATCTCCCTGATTTATTAAAAGAACATTCGGCAAATGTTCCGGAACTTTATGGTTCTGTGGAAGGGGAGGCGAAGAACTTTGGCTTAGGGAAGGAATAA
- a CDS encoding NAD(P)/FAD-dependent oxidoreductase, whose amino-acid sequence MHRYDVVIIGAGLSGIIAAQKLKQSNYRVLLLEKGPRVGGRLATKKYSKGKADYGAQFFTVRSDELNQEVQGWLAKGWVKQWFGENYPRYTSIDGMQEFSRRLAVNLPLFLSRNVSYINDQGSHFLLGDEEGKVYESERVICTMPAPQTLSLLANSSLCIEQSAQGALRMLTYEPTYVGLFQFDRPIVFPKNGHMNKKLLSGVERIVDHQKKGISSEVIVSVYMTADWSVNHDGEKDILELMREKTASYLDFHALVSQQLETWRYAQSADTHPHPFLQLDKEARIFAAGDAFLRADDQTGRTRFESAFLSGYDIASHLRN is encoded by the coding sequence GTGCACAGGTATGATGTAGTTATTATTGGAGCGGGTTTATCGGGGATTATTGCAGCACAAAAACTAAAGCAATCCAATTATAGGGTACTGCTTTTGGAAAAAGGTCCACGAGTAGGTGGCAGGCTTGCGACAAAAAAATATTCCAAAGGTAAAGCAGATTATGGGGCACAGTTTTTCACCGTTCGATCGGATGAGCTTAACCAAGAAGTTCAAGGTTGGCTGGCAAAGGGCTGGGTGAAGCAGTGGTTTGGAGAGAATTATCCGAGATACACGTCAATAGATGGGATGCAAGAATTTTCGAGGCGTTTAGCCGTAAATCTGCCGCTATTCCTTTCAAGAAACGTTTCCTATATCAATGATCAGGGTTCCCATTTTTTATTAGGTGATGAAGAGGGAAAGGTCTACGAAAGTGAGCGGGTCATATGTACAATGCCTGCTCCTCAAACATTAAGTCTTCTTGCCAACAGTTCCCTTTGTATTGAGCAATCAGCACAAGGTGCATTAAGAATGCTTACATACGAACCAACATATGTGGGACTGTTTCAGTTCGATAGGCCTATCGTTTTTCCAAAAAACGGTCACATGAATAAAAAACTGCTTTCAGGAGTGGAGCGGATTGTCGATCATCAAAAGAAGGGAATTTCATCAGAGGTGATCGTTAGTGTTTATATGACAGCCGATTGGTCCGTGAACCATGACGGGGAAAAAGATATCCTTGAATTGATGAGAGAGAAGACGGCATCCTATTTAGATTTTCATGCTCTTGTCTCTCAGCAGCTGGAAACATGGCGTTACGCACAATCAGCTGACACGCATCCTCACCCCTTTTTACAGTTAGATAAGGAAGCGAGGATATTTGCTGCCGGAGATGCTTTTTTGCGAGCAGATGATCAAACGGGGCGAACCCGATTCGAGAGCGCCTTCCTTTCTGGATATGATATAGCCTCCCATTTAAGAAACTAA
- a CDS encoding homoserine dehydrogenase yields the protein MTTKVAILGFGTVGQGVYQILQNKQKQLTHLTGESVQLCGVLVQDKAKERILPESVLVTDQFDEILAQEPDVIFEAIVGEQPSFSYLTTAIDRRIHVITANKVMFAKHGTHLLDKAANRVGMGYEATTASGTPIIGTITKLLQVNSVTKIEAILNGTSNFILTSMQNEGKSLKTALKEAQDQGFAEADPTNDIEGYDAFYKLMILSQLIYKKQPNWGNVPCEGISNVTAEDLAFAKTNGQKIRHIAAIEEKNGELYAGIKPKALSPAHGLHSVDGVDNAIHIISDLAGPLTLRGPGAGKLSTASAMVEDFVHILQSYPVKLLQY from the coding sequence TTGACAACCAAAGTAGCGATTCTAGGATTTGGAACAGTCGGACAGGGCGTTTATCAAATTCTGCAGAACAAACAGAAACAGCTAACCCATTTAACAGGAGAATCAGTACAGTTATGTGGTGTCCTCGTTCAAGACAAAGCGAAGGAACGCATTCTGCCTGAATCTGTTCTTGTAACTGATCAATTTGATGAGATTCTTGCACAAGAACCAGATGTAATCTTTGAAGCCATTGTTGGTGAACAGCCTAGCTTTTCTTATTTAACAACGGCCATCGACAGGCGGATCCATGTCATTACAGCAAACAAAGTGATGTTTGCCAAACACGGCACTCATTTGTTAGATAAAGCCGCAAACCGTGTAGGCATGGGCTATGAAGCAACAACAGCCTCTGGCACTCCCATCATTGGTACGATTACTAAACTTCTACAGGTCAATTCAGTAACAAAAATTGAGGCCATTTTGAATGGAACGAGTAACTTTATCCTCACTTCCATGCAGAACGAAGGAAAAAGTCTCAAGACCGCACTAAAAGAAGCACAGGATCAGGGGTTTGCTGAGGCTGACCCAACGAATGATATTGAAGGCTATGATGCTTTTTACAAGCTGATGATTCTTAGTCAACTTATCTATAAAAAACAGCCCAACTGGGGAAATGTCCCATGTGAGGGGATATCTAACGTAACAGCTGAAGATTTAGCTTTCGCCAAAACAAACGGACAGAAAATACGGCACATCGCTGCTATTGAGGAAAAAAATGGTGAACTATATGCCGGTATAAAACCTAAAGCCTTATCGCCAGCACATGGGCTGCATTCTGTTGACGGTGTTGATAACGCTATTCACATTATTAGTGATTTAGCAGGACCTCTAACATTAAGAGGGCCTGGCGCCGGCAAGTTGTCGACAGCGAGTGCGATGGTGGAAGACTTTGTTCATATCCTTCAGTCCTATCCAGTAAAACTACTTCAATATTAG
- a CDS encoding efflux RND transporter permease subunit, with product MKQIINFSMNNKFAVWLMTIIITIAGLYSGLNMKLETIPDIEPPIITVSTVYPGATPEEVAENISEPLEQQVGNLSGVKTVSSTSYQNASSLQLEYGFDKNLDEAEDELKDAVSQVELPDSAEDPSVSRLNFNAFPVVSLSVINGEQSLDELTTTVEDKIVPALEGLEGVADVQVSGQQIQEVRIDFDEGALEERGMDSETIMNLIKGSDVSFPLGLYTFDDTQKSVVIDGELTTVEDLRNLEIPAIPSSQGSEAPQGQQPPQGTQGGQMSPQGQTSGGAMTTEQAAEAGIPTVQLQELAEIEVVGKAESISRTNGEDSISLQIVKSQEANTVDVVNLVKEQTAELKGELTGTEFIYSFDQGEPIEESVSTMLNKALFGGLFAVIVILLFLRNFRTTVISVISIPLSLLIAVLVLKQMDITLNIMTLGAMTVAIGRVVDDSIVVVENIYRRMSLPGEKLKGKDLVRSATREMFMPILSSTIVTIAVFLPLGLVEGTVGQIFLPFALTVVFALVASLLVAITIVPMMSHSLLKQGKLKKVDHDHKGGRLVRAYRALLNSTLNHKIISSIIALVILVGSVALVPLVGVSFLPAQEQKMVIATYNPEPGQTLEDVESIAMDAQEYFEGREGAETIQYSVGGENPMSPGASNQAVFYVEYDSETENFSSESQTVIDGLQESSEKGEWSSQDFSSTGSSGSLELLVYGDTIDEIEPVVEDVENILAEQENLTGIDSSLSESYEEYTLVADHEKLSELGLTAGQLGMELNQNGEEPVLTTVKQDGEELNVYIEVEKKSYEDISEVTDQELQTPTGQSVPISEVVEVEKGTTADTITRKNERVYASVSAKITTDDIGAVSANVQSDIDDIELPPGMEVTMGGVAEDIQESFTQLGLAMLAAIAIVYLVLVIFFGGATAPLAILFSLPFTIIGAVLGLLISGETISISAMIGALMLIGIVVTNAIVLIDRVIHKEKEGYTTREALVDAGMTRLRPILMTALATIGALLPLALGLEGGSIISKGLGVTVIGGLTSSTLLTLLIVPLAYEVLSKFRKKKKVKA from the coding sequence GTGAAACAAATTATAAATTTTTCTATGAACAACAAGTTTGCGGTTTGGTTAATGACTATTATTATAACCATAGCAGGTTTATATTCAGGTTTAAATATGAAACTAGAAACGATTCCAGATATCGAACCACCGATTATTACGGTGTCTACCGTTTATCCAGGAGCCACACCCGAAGAAGTGGCTGAAAATATATCAGAGCCCTTAGAACAACAGGTGGGTAATTTGAGTGGAGTGAAAACGGTCAGTTCCACTTCTTATCAAAATGCTTCTTCCCTTCAGCTCGAGTATGGATTTGATAAAAATTTGGATGAAGCAGAAGATGAGTTGAAAGATGCGGTCAGCCAAGTTGAACTGCCGGATTCAGCTGAAGATCCTTCTGTCAGTCGTTTAAATTTTAATGCTTTTCCCGTTGTCAGTTTAAGTGTGATCAATGGGGAACAATCATTAGATGAGCTGACGACAACGGTAGAGGATAAGATCGTACCAGCACTTGAAGGACTTGAAGGTGTGGCTGACGTGCAAGTGTCGGGACAGCAAATTCAGGAGGTTCGGATTGATTTTGACGAAGGTGCTTTAGAAGAGCGTGGAATGGATAGCGAAACCATAATGAACTTGATTAAAGGCTCGGATGTGTCTTTTCCACTTGGCTTATACACCTTTGATGATACACAAAAATCTGTCGTCATTGACGGGGAATTAACAACAGTTGAGGACCTGAGAAACTTAGAAATCCCGGCGATTCCTTCGTCGCAAGGATCTGAAGCACCACAGGGCCAGCAACCGCCTCAAGGTACTCAGGGAGGACAAATGTCGCCACAAGGCCAGACTTCTGGAGGAGCGATGACAACAGAGCAGGCAGCCGAGGCCGGGATTCCCACTGTCCAGCTTCAGGAACTTGCTGAAATTGAAGTTGTCGGGAAAGCAGAGTCTATTTCGCGTACCAATGGAGAAGATTCGATTTCGCTTCAAATCGTTAAATCCCAGGAAGCGAATACAGTTGATGTCGTTAATTTAGTAAAAGAACAAACGGCAGAATTAAAAGGAGAACTCACTGGAACGGAGTTTATATACTCTTTTGACCAGGGAGAGCCGATAGAAGAATCGGTAAGCACGATGTTGAACAAGGCGCTGTTTGGAGGATTATTTGCTGTCATTGTCATCCTCTTATTCTTGCGTAATTTCAGAACAACAGTTATTTCTGTTATATCGATTCCACTTTCGCTATTAATAGCTGTACTCGTTCTTAAACAAATGGATATTACATTAAATATTATGACATTAGGTGCCATGACGGTAGCTATAGGCAGAGTAGTGGATGACTCGATTGTTGTCGTAGAAAATATATATAGGCGAATGTCACTGCCTGGTGAAAAGCTAAAAGGCAAAGATCTTGTTCGTTCGGCTACACGTGAAATGTTTATGCCAATCCTATCTTCAACAATTGTGACGATTGCCGTATTTTTACCGCTAGGACTAGTGGAAGGGACCGTTGGGCAAATCTTTTTACCATTTGCGTTAACCGTTGTCTTCGCATTGGTTGCCTCCCTGCTTGTAGCCATTACAATTGTACCGATGATGTCCCATTCATTATTGAAGCAAGGTAAATTGAAAAAGGTTGACCATGATCATAAAGGCGGACGTTTAGTAAGGGCTTATCGAGCACTGCTGAATAGTACGTTAAATCACAAAATTATTTCATCAATTATTGCGTTAGTGATTTTAGTTGGGAGTGTCGCACTCGTCCCGTTGGTAGGGGTGAGCTTCCTGCCGGCTCAAGAACAGAAAATGGTCATAGCAACTTATAATCCAGAGCCAGGCCAGACACTTGAAGATGTCGAAAGCATTGCTATGGATGCCCAAGAATATTTTGAAGGCCGAGAAGGTGCAGAAACAATTCAATATTCTGTCGGTGGAGAAAATCCGATGAGTCCTGGTGCATCGAATCAAGCCGTATTCTACGTCGAATATGACAGTGAAACTGAAAATTTTTCCTCGGAAAGTCAAACGGTGATTGACGGATTGCAAGAATCATCTGAAAAGGGAGAGTGGTCCTCCCAAGACTTCTCTTCTACAGGCTCAAGCGGTTCTTTAGAGCTTCTTGTTTATGGAGATACTATTGACGAAATTGAGCCGGTTGTAGAAGATGTTGAAAATATTTTGGCTGAACAAGAGAATTTAACCGGAATCGACTCAAGCCTATCTGAGTCTTACGAGGAATACACGCTCGTCGCCGATCATGAAAAATTAAGTGAGCTTGGATTAACCGCAGGTCAGTTAGGTATGGAGTTGAATCAAAATGGTGAAGAGCCTGTACTGACAACGGTAAAACAGGATGGCGAAGAGTTAAATGTATATATTGAAGTAGAGAAAAAGAGTTACGAAGACATTAGTGAGGTAACAGACCAAGAACTGCAAACTCCTACAGGTCAATCCGTTCCCATCAGTGAAGTGGTTGAAGTAGAGAAAGGAACAACAGCTGATACGATCACTAGAAAAAATGAACGCGTTTATGCTAGTGTCAGCGCTAAGATTACCACTGATGATATCGGCGCTGTGTCTGCTAATGTACAAAGTGACATTGACGACATTGAATTGCCGCCTGGTATGGAAGTAACGATGGGTGGAGTCGCAGAGGATATTCAAGAATCTTTCACCCAGCTTGGATTAGCGATGCTTGCAGCGATTGCTATTGTCTACCTTGTGCTCGTGATCTTCTTTGGTGGAGCCACGGCGCCGCTTGCCATTCTATTTTCGTTACCATTCACGATTATTGGTGCTGTATTAGGTCTCCTAATTAGCGGAGAAACGATTAGTATTTCCGCTATGATCGGTGCCCTAATGTTAATTGGAATTGTTGTAACAAATGCGATTGTTTTAATAGATCGTGTGATTCATAAAGAAAAGGAAGGTTACACGACAAGAGAAGCATTAGTAGATGCCGGCATGACACGTCTGCGTCCGATTCTTATGACCGCACTTGCCACGATCGGCGCCTTGCTGCCGTTAGCTTTAGGACTAGAAGGTGGATCGATTATTAGTAAAGGACTAGGGGTTACCGTAATTGGCGGGTTAACGAGTTCCACGTTGTTAACGCTGCTCATCGTGCCACTGGCCTATGAAGTATTAAGCAAGTTCCGTAAGAAGAAAAAAGTTAAAGCATAA
- a CDS encoding polysaccharide deacetylase family protein, whose protein sequence is MKRLNVYIALLSLLLILTACSFFIADANERSDKVSSESSNHYDVMMESEIEEYESYQITIHYPQTPNDQIDQIIIDYVNQKKDSFKKKSYEAVISSENKSAHELHIDYEVLYQDSEVFVVRFVEKTDIGQDQNVTRTIMNFNKSNGKRLELKNLFKSDTNYVRALAKETNQQLEVEKGFGTEVSKFDDLALMGDSLVVYITQEDQKKLNIKKSKVSIDKNALKNVLLPQYAKKVTPQVPDDDTISYPAIKTKQGPTKGMTEKLVAITFDNGPHKKGTPLVLDVLAEYDAKATFFMIGKRIKHYPETVREVAKQGHEIGNHTWDHSSFDRLPASEVKRQLVDTQQVIQDVTGLTTNLVRLPFGEGLPEAYESNFDVVPSTITPNKDWNLTNASEIAHYVTSNVEDGSIIMLSDLRPTTPKALKMILEGLSERGYSFVTVSELASR, encoded by the coding sequence ATGAAGCGATTAAATGTATATATAGCACTCCTTAGTTTATTGTTGATATTGACGGCTTGTTCCTTTTTTATAGCGGATGCAAATGAGAGATCGGATAAAGTAAGCTCAGAGTCATCCAATCACTATGATGTAATGATGGAAAGTGAGATTGAAGAATATGAGAGTTATCAAATTACAATTCATTACCCGCAAACACCAAATGATCAAATTGACCAGATTATTATAGATTATGTGAATCAAAAGAAGGACTCATTTAAAAAGAAAAGCTATGAAGCTGTCATCAGTAGTGAAAACAAATCAGCTCACGAATTGCATATTGATTATGAAGTTCTTTACCAGGACAGTGAAGTGTTTGTTGTCCGATTTGTAGAGAAGACAGATATTGGGCAGGATCAAAATGTTACCCGCACAATCATGAACTTTAATAAATCAAACGGAAAGCGTTTAGAGCTTAAGAATCTTTTTAAAAGCGATACAAACTATGTAAGGGCCTTAGCCAAGGAAACCAACCAACAACTCGAAGTAGAAAAGGGATTCGGAACGGAAGTGAGCAAGTTTGACGATCTAGCTTTAATGGGTGACTCTCTCGTAGTGTATATAACTCAAGAGGATCAAAAGAAACTGAACATAAAGAAATCAAAGGTTTCTATTGATAAGAATGCTCTTAAAAATGTTTTGCTGCCACAATATGCCAAGAAAGTGACACCTCAAGTGCCAGATGATGATACGATATCTTATCCTGCTATCAAAACGAAGCAAGGGCCTACTAAAGGGATGACCGAGAAACTTGTCGCGATTACTTTCGATAACGGTCCCCATAAAAAGGGAACACCACTTGTTTTAGATGTGTTGGCAGAATATGATGCAAAGGCGACCTTTTTTATGATCGGAAAACGAATCAAACATTATCCTGAAACGGTAAGAGAGGTAGCAAAACAAGGTCATGAGATCGGGAACCATACTTGGGACCACTCAAGCTTTGATCGGCTCCCAGCCAGCGAGGTTAAGCGACAGTTAGTCGATACACAACAGGTCATTCAAGACGTAACAGGGCTAACAACGAACCTTGTCCGCCTTCCATTTGGTGAAGGTCTTCCTGAAGCCTATGAATCCAATTTTGACGTCGTCCCATCAACAATCACCCCGAATAAGGATTGGAACTTAACAAACGCATCAGAAATTGCCCATTATGTGACTTCTAATGTAGAGGATGGATCGATTATTATGTTAAGTGATCTTCGTCCCACTACACCGAAGGCACTGAAGATGATCCTTGAAGGTTTATCCGAACGAGGGTACAGCTTTGTAACAGTAAGTGAACTAGCTAGCAGATAA
- the kynA gene encoding tryptophan 2,3-dioxygenase — protein MSEHDSKTNENVHTDFKERMTYGEYLNLDQLLSAQNRLSTHHDEMLFIVIHQVSELWMKLTLHELRAAIDTIREGDIQEALKMLSRVSKIQTQIIHAWDVLSTLTPAEYVQFRDDLGQASGFQSYQYRMVEFALGYKTPHVLKIYEKDPELHKELRSAYEAPGIYDAAIERLAETGFKINSDLINRDFSTIYQADASVENAWWEVYKDVDQYWDLYQLGEKLVDIEDWFQQWRFRHMKTVERIIGHKSGTGGSSGVGYLKKVLDHRFFPELWDIRTSL, from the coding sequence GTGAGCGAACATGATTCAAAAACTAACGAGAATGTACATACAGACTTTAAAGAACGCATGACGTACGGGGAATATTTAAACCTAGATCAACTACTTTCTGCCCAAAATCGACTTTCTACACATCATGATGAAATGCTGTTCATAGTCATACACCAAGTGAGTGAATTGTGGATGAAGCTGACTTTGCATGAACTAAGGGCTGCCATTGACACGATTCGAGAGGGGGATATACAGGAAGCGTTAAAAATGCTGTCGAGAGTCTCAAAAATCCAAACACAAATCATCCATGCCTGGGATGTTCTCTCTACCTTGACCCCGGCTGAATATGTACAGTTCCGTGACGATTTAGGTCAAGCATCAGGCTTTCAATCTTACCAATATCGTATGGTTGAATTTGCTTTGGGGTACAAGACACCACACGTTTTGAAAATTTATGAAAAGGACCCTGAGCTTCATAAGGAACTTCGAAGCGCTTATGAAGCACCTGGCATATATGATGCAGCGATTGAAAGATTAGCTGAAACTGGGTTCAAAATTAATAGCGATCTCATAAACAGGGACTTTTCAACTATTTATCAAGCCGATGCAAGCGTTGAGAATGCCTGGTGGGAAGTGTATAAAGATGTAGATCAATATTGGGATCTTTATCAGCTTGGAGAGAAATTGGTAGATATAGAGGATTGGTTCCAGCAGTGGCGATTCAGGCATATGAAGACAGTTGAACGGATTATCGGTCACAAATCGGGTACAGGCGGCTCTTCGGGGGTCGGCTATCTGAAGAAGGTACTCGATCACCGCTTCTTTCCAGAATTGTGGGATATTCGTACGAGCCTCTAA